One genomic region from Flagellimonas oceani encodes:
- a CDS encoding Na(+)-translocating NADH-quinone reductase subunit A — protein sequence MSKDIRIKKGLNINLVGAAEQTISKAVTSNVYALNLDDFHGITPKMLIKQGEEIKAGEPLFYNKNNEEMHFVSPVSGELVEIVRGARRRILTLKILADKEQDYMINKVPDLDTADGEAIKSYLLQCGGWPFIKQRPYDVIADPDVTPKAIFVSGYATAPLAADPDFVLENKEQEIQAAVTALSKMTPGKIHVTIGKSNRSPFVNIKGVELHRISGPHPAGLVGTQINKIDPVNKGEVVWTLSPQDMVMLGELVMTGKFNAERIVALAGSVVKQPKYYKTKIGAEISTFLYASGVNEDRFRLINGDVLTGAKTHTEGHLGFYNNTVTAIPEGDDYEFFGWNKPVFNKISSTRALTFSWLQPKKKYDLDTNTNGEHRAFVVTGRYEEVFPLDIYPLQLLKACMVKDLDEMEQLGLYEVAPEDFSLTEFICISKQPHQQIIREGLDLLQKELG from the coding sequence ATGTCTAAAGACATCCGGATTAAAAAGGGGTTGAACATCAACCTCGTCGGGGCGGCAGAGCAGACTATTTCCAAAGCCGTTACAAGTAACGTTTACGCCCTGAACCTAGATGATTTCCACGGAATCACTCCAAAAATGTTGATAAAACAAGGGGAAGAGATAAAAGCGGGCGAACCCCTCTTTTATAACAAGAACAACGAAGAAATGCATTTCGTTTCCCCAGTGAGTGGAGAACTTGTGGAAATTGTAAGGGGAGCAAGAAGAAGGATTTTAACCCTGAAAATTCTTGCCGATAAAGAACAAGATTACATGATCAACAAGGTGCCGGATTTGGATACGGCCGATGGGGAAGCCATTAAATCCTACCTATTGCAGTGTGGGGGGTGGCCGTTCATCAAACAAAGACCTTACGATGTGATCGCTGACCCCGATGTAACTCCAAAAGCGATTTTTGTTTCTGGATATGCTACCGCGCCATTGGCAGCGGACCCTGATTTTGTGCTTGAGAACAAGGAACAGGAGATCCAGGCGGCAGTGACTGCGCTGAGCAAGATGACACCCGGAAAAATACACGTGACCATCGGAAAATCCAATAGGTCGCCGTTCGTCAATATTAAAGGGGTGGAGCTCCATCGGATTTCCGGGCCCCATCCAGCAGGATTGGTAGGAACGCAGATCAACAAAATCGACCCCGTGAACAAAGGGGAGGTTGTCTGGACGTTGTCGCCACAGGACATGGTAATGTTGGGCGAGCTCGTCATGACCGGTAAGTTCAATGCCGAACGAATCGTGGCCTTGGCCGGATCGGTGGTAAAGCAACCGAAATATTACAAGACCAAGATCGGCGCTGAAATCTCGACTTTCCTTTACGCAAGCGGCGTCAATGAGGATAGGTTCAGGTTGATCAATGGAGACGTGCTTACCGGTGCCAAAACGCATACCGAAGGACATTTAGGGTTTTACAACAATACGGTAACCGCTATCCCGGAAGGGGATGATTACGAGTTTTTCGGTTGGAACAAGCCCGTGTTCAACAAAATTTCATCTACAAGGGCATTGACCTTTTCGTGGTTGCAGCCCAAAAAGAAATATGACCTCGATACCAACACCAATGGAGAGCACAGGGCTTTTGTGGTAACGGGAAGGTATGAGGAGGTTTTTCCTTTGGACATTTACCCGCTTCAGTTGTTGAAAGCCTGTATGGTGAAGGATTTGGATGAAATGGAACAATTGGGGCTTTATGAAGTGGCACCCGAGGATTTCTCGTTGACGGAATTCATATGCATATCAAAACAACCACACCAACAAATAATCAGGGAAGGATTGGATTTGTTGCAAAAAGAACTTGGATAA
- a CDS encoding NADH:ubiquinone reductase (Na(+)-transporting) subunit B: MGMKEKLHQLKLKYQGKKMAPAFNALHTFLYTPNETTHSGAHVRAADDLKRTMNTVILALVPCLLFGMFNAGYQHYSAINGFPENFSLFDHFLTWDNFWVGVTTVLPLVIVSYGVGLAIEFLFAVIKGHEVEEGYLVTGMLVPLIIPVDTPLWMLAIAIAFGVVIGKEVFGGTGMNILNPALTIRAFLFFAYPTWMSGDKVWVHEGVQRAGTADAISGETVLGSLAQGAEYSYSLSDMFYGFIPGSVGETSTLLILLGALFLIFTKIASWRIMVSAVIGALAMGLIFNGIVDAGWLPEYSKFYTLMSFPYWQHLLVGGLAFGIVFMATDPVTGSQTNKGKWYYGFFIGLLSVMIRVFNPGYPEGVFLAILLMNVFAPTIDHYVVKGNIKKRLKRFKTATIYPKPSDEVDTLKTETA, translated from the coding sequence ATGGGCATGAAAGAAAAATTACATCAGTTAAAACTAAAGTATCAGGGCAAAAAAATGGCCCCGGCCTTCAATGCGCTGCATACTTTTCTTTATACGCCGAACGAAACCACCCATTCGGGGGCGCATGTTCGGGCTGCGGATGATTTAAAGCGTACAATGAACACGGTAATCTTGGCTTTGGTGCCCTGTTTGCTGTTCGGAATGTTCAACGCAGGTTACCAGCATTATTCCGCCATAAACGGTTTTCCGGAGAATTTTTCACTTTTTGATCACTTTTTGACATGGGATAACTTTTGGGTGGGCGTTACTACCGTTTTGCCATTGGTTATTGTGTCCTACGGAGTGGGTCTGGCCATCGAATTCTTGTTCGCTGTGATCAAGGGTCACGAAGTGGAAGAGGGCTATTTGGTGACCGGGATGTTGGTTCCGTTGATCATACCCGTGGATACGCCACTTTGGATGCTGGCCATTGCCATAGCATTCGGGGTTGTTATCGGAAAAGAAGTTTTCGGTGGTACCGGAATGAACATTTTGAACCCTGCCCTGACTATTCGTGCCTTCTTGTTCTTCGCCTATCCAACTTGGATGAGCGGTGACAAAGTTTGGGTGCACGAAGGTGTTCAAAGAGCCGGGACCGCGGATGCCATATCCGGTGAAACCGTTCTGGGTTCCTTGGCGCAAGGTGCCGAATATTCGTACTCACTATCGGATATGTTCTATGGATTTATTCCTGGTTCCGTTGGTGAAACATCAACCTTATTGATTTTGTTGGGAGCACTATTCTTGATATTCACAAAAATAGCTTCGTGGAGAATTATGGTAAGTGCCGTAATAGGCGCATTGGCCATGGGACTTATCTTCAACGGTATCGTGGATGCCGGATGGTTGCCCGAATACAGTAAATTCTATACATTGATGAGCTTCCCCTACTGGCAGCACTTGTTGGTCGGCGGATTGGCCTTTGGTATCGTATTTATGGCCACCGATCCCGTAACAGGATCGCAGACCAATAAAGGCAAATGGTACTACGGGTTCTTTATCGGGTTACTTTCGGTAATGATCCGGGTGTTCAACCCAGGATATCCGGAAGGGGTGTTCTTGGCCATCTTGTTGATGAACGTATTTGCACCGACCATTGATCACTACGTGGTAAAAGGCAACATTAAGAAGAGATTAAAACGATTTAAGACAGCAACCATATATCCAAAACCTTCGGATGAGGTTGATACACTAAAAACGGAAACAGCTTAA
- a CDS encoding Na(+)-translocating NADH-quinone reductase subunit C, whose translation MAVNTEKNSYTVVFAVLMVIVVGSLLAFVASGLKPMIDENERFEKQQNILYAMGVNENEGDGDVSFIPTSEVEDAFSKYITQQLVLEGSEAVEKQDAYLINVEKALAKAKSGQKAELPLLIGEKDGEKFYIIPMFGKGLWDAIWGYMSVDENMEIKGVYFDHRGETPGLGANIKQRFFMDDFEGELVVDGNTYVGVEVAKGNNDPLNNEKEDNQVDALAGATITGNGVTAMIKESLKLYKPYLQTIRTN comes from the coding sequence ATGGCAGTCAATACAGAAAAAAATAGCTACACTGTAGTCTTTGCAGTCTTAATGGTTATTGTAGTGGGTTCGCTATTGGCATTCGTTGCATCTGGCCTAAAGCCAATGATCGATGAGAACGAGCGCTTTGAAAAGCAACAGAACATCCTTTATGCCATGGGGGTCAACGAAAATGAAGGCGATGGCGATGTTTCCTTTATTCCTACCTCTGAAGTGGAAGACGCATTTTCAAAATATATCACCCAACAATTGGTATTGGAAGGCAGCGAGGCCGTAGAAAAGCAGGATGCCTACTTGATCAATGTTGAAAAAGCTCTGGCCAAGGCAAAAAGTGGCCAAAAGGCAGAACTTCCTTTATTGATCGGCGAAAAGGACGGAGAGAAATTCTACATCATCCCCATGTTCGGAAAAGGACTTTGGGATGCCATTTGGGGGTACATGTCCGTAGATGAGAACATGGAGATAAAAGGTGTATATTTTGATCACCGTGGAGAGACTCCCGGACTTGGGGCCAACATCAAGCAAAGATTTTTTATGGATGATTTTGAAGGAGAGCTGGTTGTTGATGGCAATACCTATGTAGGGGTGGAAGTTGCCAAGGGAAACAATGATCCTTTGAACAACGAAAAAGAAGATAATCAAGTAGATGCTTTGGCCGGAGCCACCATTACAGGTAATGGTGTTACCGCAATGATCAAGGAGAGCCTAAAGCTATACAAACCTTATTTACAAACTATTAGAACCAATTAA
- a CDS encoding NADH:ubiquinone reductase (Na(+)-transporting) subunit D: protein MALLSKKDANLIKDPLADNNPITIQVLGICSALAITAELKASVVMAISVLFVMGVGNVVISLIRNIIPSKIRIIVQLVVVAALVIIVDQVLKAFAYDLSKTLSVFIGLIITNCIIMGRFEAFALGNGPRRAFLDGIGNALGYGVILVIVGFFRELLGSGTLFGMKVLGDPIAKTGLYSIGYENNGFMIIPPAALIVVGIIIWVQRSRNRALIEEA from the coding sequence ATGGCGCTACTATCAAAAAAAGACGCAAACCTGATAAAGGACCCGTTGGCGGACAATAACCCGATTACCATCCAGGTATTGGGAATATGTTCTGCCCTGGCAATTACTGCGGAGCTTAAGGCTTCTGTGGTAATGGCAATATCCGTATTGTTTGTAATGGGGGTCGGTAACGTGGTAATTTCGCTGATAAGAAATATAATACCTTCAAAAATTAGAATTATTGTACAGTTGGTCGTGGTTGCCGCCCTGGTGATTATCGTGGATCAAGTACTAAAGGCTTTTGCCTACGACCTAAGTAAGACCTTGTCGGTATTTATCGGACTTATTATCACCAACTGTATCATTATGGGACGTTTTGAGGCATTTGCCCTTGGCAACGGTCCCCGTAGGGCATTCCTTGACGGAATTGGAAATGCACTGGGATATGGTGTCATTTTGGTGATCGTAGGATTCTTTAGGGAGCTCTTGGGTTCGGGAACCCTTTTTGGAATGAAAGTGTTGGGTGATCCCATCGCCAAAACAGGATTGTATTCCATCGGCTATGAGAACAATGGTTTTATGATCATCCCCCCGGCCGCATTGATCGTTGTGGGAATCATAATTTGGGTGCAACGTTCCAGAAATAGAGCATTAATTGAAGAAGCATAA
- the nqrE gene encoding NADH:ubiquinone reductase (Na(+)-transporting) subunit E, giving the protein MLEHLELFFRSIFVDNMVFAVFLGMCSYLAVSKKVSTAVGLGAAVIFVLGVTVPLNWLLDKYLLQDGALVWLGPEYADYDLSFLSFILFIATIATMVQLVEIVVEKFSPSLYNSLGIFLPLIAVNCAILGGSLFMQTRDIPNIGLALNYGVSSGIGWFLAILAIAAIREKIRYSNVPAPLRGLGITFIITGLMGIGFQSFGGMLTGDNEPPEETQTTTAETKEEKEIKKEIEDKEKAISYNEAINK; this is encoded by the coding sequence ATGTTAGAGCATTTAGAACTATTTTTTAGATCAATCTTCGTAGACAATATGGTGTTTGCGGTCTTTTTGGGAATGTGTTCCTATTTGGCCGTATCCAAAAAAGTTTCTACCGCAGTAGGATTGGGAGCTGCCGTAATATTCGTGTTGGGTGTTACCGTTCCATTGAACTGGTTGTTGGACAAATACTTGCTTCAAGATGGGGCATTGGTTTGGTTGGGCCCGGAGTATGCGGATTACGACCTTAGTTTTCTATCGTTCATCCTATTTATTGCCACCATTGCAACTATGGTACAATTGGTAGAGATCGTAGTGGAAAAATTTTCTCCCTCATTGTATAACTCATTGGGTATCTTTTTGCCGTTGATTGCGGTAAACTGTGCCATTTTGGGCGGTTCGCTCTTTATGCAGACCAGGGATATTCCAAATATAGGTCTGGCCTTGAACTATGGGGTCAGCTCCGGTATCGGATGGTTCCTGGCTATTTTGGCCATTGCCGCCATTCGTGAGAAAATTAGATATTCCAATGTGCCCGCACCATTGCGCGGTCTGGGAATCACGTTTATAATCACCGGTTTAATGGGAATCGGGTTCCAGAGCTTTGGAGGTATGCTCACAGGAGACAACGAGCCGCCAGAGGAAACCCAGACCACAACCGCGGAAACCAAGGAAGAGAAAGAAATCAAAAAAGAGATTGAGGACAAAGAAAAAGCAATCTCTTATAACGAAGCCATAAACAAATAG
- the nqrF gene encoding NADH:ubiquinone reductase (Na(+)-transporting) subunit F, translating into MILAASTGGTILITVVAFLVLLLILVALLLFTKEKLSPSGPVTITINGEKELEVGSGGSLLSTLGNQKIFLPSACGGGGTCIQCECHVLSGGGEALPTETPHFSKKELSEGARLACQVKVKQDMNITIPEEVFGIKKWDAKVVRNYNVASFIKEFVVEIPEDMNYKAGGYIQIEIPPCEVKYSDIDITAHPEEHETPDKFQAEWDKFNLWPLVMKNPETVERAYSMASYPAEGREIMLNVRIATPPWDRNKNGWMDVNPGIASSYIFSLKEGDPVTISGPFGEFFINESEAEMLYVGGGAGMAPMRSHLYHLFKTLKTDRKVTYWYGGRSKRELFYIDHFKQLENEFPNFKFYMALSEPLEEDNWKVKESIDDDGDGFVGFIHNCVIDNYLNHHETPEDIELYFCGPPLMNKAVQKMGEDFGIPDENIRFDDFGG; encoded by the coding sequence ATGATATTAGCCGCAAGTACCGGAGGTACTATTCTAATTACCGTAGTAGCGTTTCTTGTTTTGTTGTTGATTTTGGTGGCACTTTTGCTGTTCACCAAAGAAAAGCTATCCCCATCAGGTCCAGTAACCATCACCATCAATGGTGAAAAGGAATTGGAAGTCGGTTCGGGAGGGTCTTTGCTATCGACCTTGGGTAACCAAAAAATATTCTTGCCATCCGCATGTGGTGGAGGTGGAACCTGTATCCAGTGCGAATGTCATGTACTTTCCGGTGGAGGAGAGGCCCTGCCCACAGAAACACCGCATTTCTCTAAAAAGGAATTGAGCGAAGGCGCACGTTTGGCCTGTCAGGTTAAGGTAAAGCAAGACATGAACATCACTATCCCGGAAGAGGTGTTCGGTATCAAAAAATGGGATGCCAAAGTGGTCCGTAACTACAACGTGGCCTCTTTTATCAAGGAGTTTGTGGTGGAGATTCCAGAAGACATGAACTATAAGGCAGGTGGATATATCCAAATTGAGATTCCACCTTGCGAAGTAAAATATTCAGATATTGACATTACCGCCCACCCAGAAGAACATGAGACACCGGACAAGTTTCAAGCTGAGTGGGATAAGTTCAACTTGTGGCCATTGGTGATGAAGAATCCCGAGACTGTTGAAAGGGCGTACTCCATGGCCTCTTACCCGGCCGAAGGAAGGGAAATTATGTTGAACGTGCGTATTGCGACCCCGCCTTGGGATCGTAACAAAAACGGATGGATGGATGTGAATCCAGGTATTGCCTCTTCCTATATCTTTAGTTTGAAGGAAGGTGATCCAGTAACCATTTCTGGACCGTTCGGTGAATTCTTTATTAATGAGTCCGAAGCAGAAATGCTTTACGTGGGTGGTGGAGCCGGTATGGCGCCGATGCGTTCCCACTTGTACCACTTGTTCAAAACATTGAAGACCGATAGGAAAGTGACCTACTGGTATGGTGGTCGTTCCAAACGTGAATTGTTCTACATCGACCATTTTAAACAACTGGAAAATGAATTCCCGAACTTCAAGTTTTACATGGCACTTTCCGAGCCATTGGAAGAAGACAATTGGAAAGTGAAGGAAAGCATTGATGATGACGGTGATGGTTTTGTTGGTTTCATACACAATTGTGTTATCGATAACTACTTGAACCATCATGAGACCCCAGAGGATATTGAACTATATTTTTGTGGGCCACCGTTGATGAACAAAGCTGTTCAGAAAATGGGTGAGGATTTTGGTATTCCGGATGAGAATATCAGATTCGATGACTTTGGAGGATAA
- a CDS encoding Na(+)-translocating NADH-quinone reductase subunit F: MGRELTEQELHNLAMNIVGRELEADGFEFMAINSKLKKNPQYVCLKEKVLHFIVVRNVEFPLNPREYDEELMRTVKDHAEKFEARTYFAGVGLSNASDRTEPLYLDEEYVVDYQGLIEI, translated from the coding sequence ATGGGAAGAGAACTAACAGAGCAGGAACTGCACAACTTGGCCATGAATATTGTGGGACGGGAGCTAGAGGCGGATGGTTTTGAATTTATGGCCATCAACAGTAAGCTTAAAAAGAATCCACAGTATGTGTGTCTTAAGGAAAAGGTGCTGCATTTTATTGTAGTGCGCAATGTGGAATTTCCACTGAATCCAAGGGAATATGATGAAGAATTGATGCGCACGGTCAAAGATCACGCCGAAAAGTTCGAGGCACGCACCTATTTTGCAGGGGTTGGACTCTCCAATGCATCGGACAGGACGGAACCATTGTATTTGGATGAAGAATATGTAGTGGACTATCAAGGATTAATAGAGATTTAG
- a CDS encoding FAD:protein FMN transferase gives MRKIIQLFGLVVLFVGCNQKKEQFKNQAWGNALGTTYSIIYIADKELDYQQEIDSVFQVLNQSMSTYIPSSDISKINEGDSTIIVDDMFKEVFDVSSEVHKASNGYFDPTIGVLANAWGFGPGEQMELDSLRVDSLLGYVGWEKVKLNPDNTISKKHPSIRFDFNAVAKGYAIDRLGAMLDAKGIQNYLVEVGGEVLAKGTNIDSGKQWSVGIDDPQVETGRQLKQIVSLEDVAMASSGNYRKFRVDPETGEKYVHTINPKTGYTKNSNVLATSVVAKTCAVADAYATSFMAMDLNDSKQVLENHDELEAYIIYLDEKGETKEFFTPGFEALVKR, from the coding sequence ATGAGAAAGATCATACAGTTATTTGGATTGGTCGTATTGTTTGTTGGCTGTAATCAGAAGAAAGAACAGTTCAAGAACCAAGCTTGGGGAAATGCCTTGGGCACCACTTACTCCATTATTTATATTGCCGATAAGGAGTTGGATTATCAGCAGGAAATAGACTCCGTTTTTCAGGTGCTCAACCAGTCCATGTCCACCTATATCCCTTCTTCCGACATCTCCAAGATCAATGAGGGTGATTCCACTATTATCGTGGATGATATGTTCAAAGAGGTTTTTGATGTTTCAAGTGAGGTGCACAAGGCTTCCAACGGCTATTTTGACCCCACTATCGGTGTTTTGGCCAATGCATGGGGATTTGGGCCGGGCGAGCAAATGGAGCTCGACAGCCTTCGTGTGGACAGCTTATTGGGTTATGTGGGATGGGAGAAGGTGAAATTGAATCCTGATAATACCATATCGAAGAAACATCCATCAATCCGTTTTGATTTTAATGCCGTTGCCAAAGGGTATGCCATAGACCGATTGGGCGCTATGTTGGATGCTAAGGGTATTCAAAATTATTTAGTGGAAGTTGGGGGTGAAGTGTTGGCCAAAGGCACCAATATCGACTCTGGAAAACAATGGTCCGTTGGAATCGATGACCCTCAAGTGGAAACTGGCCGTCAATTAAAACAGATCGTTTCCTTGGAAGATGTTGCCATGGCCTCATCGGGCAATTATCGCAAGTTTAGGGTGGATCCAGAAACGGGCGAGAAGTACGTGCACACCATCAATCCCAAAACAGGATATACCAAGAATTCCAATGTGCTGGCCACAAGCGTGGTGGCGAAAACCTGTGCGGTTGCTGATGCGTATGCCACTTCGTTTATGGCGATGGATTTAAATGATTCCAAACAGGTGCTGGAAAATCACGATGAGTTGGAAGCCTACATCATTTATTTGGATGAAAAAGGGGAGACAAAGGAGTTTTTTACGCCGGGTTTCGAAGCTTTGGTAAAGAGGTAA